In the genome of Cynocephalus volans isolate mCynVol1 chromosome 15, mCynVol1.pri, whole genome shotgun sequence, one region contains:
- the ZNF572 gene encoding zinc finger protein 572, whose translation MMEQEKELLVSDSNGFTERESLESPVTGNESKNNMGTAQHNDPKAGKLKGRGPKWSKRHGPQNSKHGNAREMPLIWFQGDEIWCHDSYENGGKSVNSGSSTEKEEERPNHQEWDPGEHANASVQQNLSFRDKPYKCSECWKSFSNSSHLRSHQRTHSGEKPYKCSECGKCFCNSSHLIQHLRTHTGEKPYQCGECGKSFSNTSHLTIHERTHTGEKPYKCPVCGKSFSSSSHLIQHHRSHTGEKPYECSVCGKGFSHGYVLIEHQRTHTGEKPYKCPDCGKSFSQSSSLIRHQRTHTGEKPYKCLECGKRFGCNSTLLKHQRMHTGEKPYQCPDCGKTFSRSSNLMTHQKTHTGEKSCESSEYEKSLSQNCNVIEEHRIQPGEKPYKCCECGKCFGLSSHLIRHQRTHTGEKPYRCPECWKTFSQSSTLVIHQRTHTGEKPYKCPDCGECFSQSFNLIRHRRTHIGEKPYKCTNCEKCFSRSAYLNQHQKIHIKKPFVSPEVGGFPHEWTWKNCSEEMALIPSFSVLKSSS comes from the exons ATGATGGAGCAAGAAAAAGAACTGTTGGTCTCAGATTCTAATGGCTTCACGGAGAGGGAGAGTTTGGAAAGCCCAGTTACAG GAAATGAAAGTAAGAATAATATGGGAACTGCTCAACACAATGATCCCAAGGCAGGTAAACTTAAAGGAAGAGGTCCAAAATGGTCTAAAAGACATGGCCCACAAAATTCTAAGCATGGTAATGCAAGAGAAATGCCATTGATATGGTTCCAAGGAGATGAGATTTGGTGTCATGATTCCTATGAGAATGGTGGCAAGTCAGTGAATTCGGGCAGTTCtacagagaaagaggaggaaagacccaATCACCAGGAATGGGACCCAGGAGAACATGCCAATGCCTCTGTCCAGCAGAATTTATCCTTTAGAGACAAACCCTACAAATGTTCTGAATGTTGGAAAAGCTTCAGTAATAGTTCTCATTTGCGTTCTCACCAGAGGACCCACTCAGGAGAAAAGCCTTATAAATGCTCTGAGTGTGGGAAATGCTTTTGTAACAGTTCTCATCTGATTCAGCATCTAAGAACACACACGGGAGAGAAGCCCTACCAGTGTGGTGAATGTGGGAAAAGCTTCAGCAATACCTCCCATCTTACTATCCatgagagaactcacacaggagaAAAACCCTATAAATGTCCTGTATGTGGGAAGAGTTTCAGTAGCAGCTCTCACCTAATCCAACATCACAGATCACATACAGGtgaaaaaccatatgaatgttCTGTTTGTGGAAAAGGCTTCAGCCATGGCTATGTCCTAATAGAACATCAGAGGACTCACACTGGGGAAAAACCTTATAAATGCCCTGATTGTGGGAAGAGTTTTAGTCAGAGTTCTAGCCTGATTCGCCACCAGCGGAcgcacacaggtgagaaaccctacAAATGTCTTGAGTGTGGAAAAAGGTTTGGTTGTAATTCTACTCTATTAAAGCACCAGAGAATGCATACAGGAGAAAAGCCCTATCAATGTCCAGACTGTGGGAAGACTTTTAGTCGAAGTTCAAACCTTATGACacaccagaaaacacacacaggAGAAAAATCCTGTGAAAGTTCCGAATATGAAAAAAGTTTGAGTCAGAATTGCAATGTGATAGAAGAACACAGAATCCAaccaggagagaaaccctataaatgctGTGAATGTGGAAAGTGTTTTGGCCTTAGCTCCCATCTCATTAGACATCAGAGAACACATACAGGAGAAAAACCTTACAGATGTCCTGAATGCTGGAAAACTTTTAGTCAGAGTTCTACCCTGGTGATTCACCAAaggacacacacaggagagaaaccttataAATGCCCTGATTGTGGTGAATGCTTCAGTCAAAGCTTTAACCTCATCAGGCACCGGAGGACCCATATAGGAgaaaaaccttacaaatgtaCCAACTGTGAGAAATGCTTCAGCAGAAGTGCCTACCTCAATCAACATCagaaaattcacataaaaaaGCCTTTTGTGTCTCCTGAAGTTGGGGGTTTTCCTCATGAATGGACTTGGAAAAACTGTTCAGAGGAGATGGCTctcatcccttcattttcagtcttAAAGTCATCTTCCTGA